A single Paraburkholderia sp. FT54 DNA region contains:
- a CDS encoding DUF2970 domain-containing protein: protein MSDNGGSPRKSSFGQSMRAVFWSFFGVRKRRDLEADATQLNPLHVIAAALICAAIFIVVLILIVRAVVG, encoded by the coding sequence ATGAGCGACAACGGCGGCAGCCCGCGCAAGAGCAGTTTTGGTCAGTCGATGCGCGCGGTGTTCTGGTCGTTTTTCGGCGTGCGCAAGCGTCGCGATCTGGAGGCGGACGCCACGCAGCTGAACCCGCTGCACGTGATCGCGGCAGCCTTGATCTGCGCGGCAATTTTTATCGTGGTGCTGATTCTGATCGTGCGCGCCGTAGTAGGTTGA
- a CDS encoding cytochrome c oxidase assembly protein, translating into MSTQPPAQADRSFNRSMLIKLFIVALMMFGFGFALVPMYRAICQITGINNLVQRDATVREAKNTQVDMSRTISIEFDANARGPLGFKPEQRSLDVHPGEVTTVMYEVSNEQARTIQAQAIPSYAPKQATEYFKKIECFCFTQQTLTANQTKRMPVVFVVDPKLPKDVKTITLSYTFFELNTPSAATAGSAAPTANTATGAPATAANPA; encoded by the coding sequence ATGTCGACGCAACCGCCGGCTCAGGCCGACCGCTCTTTTAACCGTTCGATGCTGATCAAGCTGTTCATCGTCGCGTTGATGATGTTCGGTTTCGGTTTCGCGCTGGTGCCGATGTACCGCGCAATCTGCCAGATCACCGGCATCAACAACCTCGTGCAGCGTGATGCGACGGTGCGCGAGGCGAAGAATACGCAGGTCGACATGAGCCGCACGATTTCGATCGAATTCGATGCGAATGCGCGCGGCCCGCTGGGTTTCAAGCCGGAGCAGCGCAGCCTCGACGTGCATCCGGGCGAAGTGACGACGGTGATGTACGAGGTGAGCAACGAACAGGCGCGCACGATTCAGGCGCAAGCCATTCCGAGCTACGCACCGAAGCAGGCCACTGAGTACTTCAAGAAGATCGAGTGTTTTTGCTTTACGCAGCAAACTTTGACGGCGAATCAGACGAAGCGCATGCCGGTGGTGTTCGTGGTCGATCCGAAGTTGCCGAAGGACGTGAAAACGATCACGTTGTCGTACACGTTCTTCGAATTGAATACGCCGTCAGCGGCGACGGCCGGTAGCGCGGCGCCCACGGCCAACACGGCGACAGGCGCGCCAGCCACCGCCGCCAATCCCGCCTGA
- a CDS encoding cytochrome oxidase small assembly protein, with protein sequence MTRNPQERRTPEQIRAGNRRIGFVMFVIAAVFFASVIIHQKWFS encoded by the coding sequence ATGACGCGCAATCCTCAAGAAAGACGTACGCCCGAGCAGATTCGCGCGGGCAACCGGCGGATCGGTTTTGTGATGTTCGTGATCGCCGCGGTCTTTTTCGCGAGCGTCATCATTCATCAGAAGTGGTTCTCCTGA
- the ctaD gene encoding cytochrome c oxidase subunit I, translating into MSSIGHDVVAGHEHVHGDHAHETPHGWRRWLFATNHKDIGTLYLIFSFTMFLSGGVMALMIRAELFEPGLQIMRPEFFNQLTTMHGLIMVFGAIMPAFVGFANWMVPLQIGASDMAFARMNNFSFWLLPVAAVLLVGSFFAPGGATAAGWTLYAPLSTQMGPGMDFAIFAVHLMGASSIMGGINIVVTILNMRAPGLTLMKMPMFVWTWLITAYLLIAVMPVLAGAITMVLFDRHFGTSFFNAAGGGDPVMYQHIFWFFGHPEVYIMILPAFGIVSQVIPAFSRKPLFGYSSMVYATSSIAILSFMVWAHHMFATGMPVTGQLFFMYATMLIAVPTGVKVFNWVATMWRGSLSFETPMLFAVGFLIVFTFGGLSGLMLAMAPLDIQYHGTYFVVAHFHYVLVAGSLFALFSGWYYWSPKWTGWMYNETRGKIHFWASLFFFNLAFLPMHFVGLAGMPRRYADYPAQFTDWNQVISIGAFGFGLAQVYFLFAVALPAYRGGGELEKAGDKPWDGATGLEWTVPSPAPFHTFENPPTVE; encoded by the coding sequence ATGTCTAGCATCGGACACGATGTAGTCGCAGGCCACGAACACGTGCACGGCGACCATGCCCACGAAACGCCGCATGGCTGGCGCCGTTGGCTGTTCGCAACCAATCACAAGGACATCGGTACGCTGTACCTGATCTTCTCGTTCACCATGTTCCTCTCCGGGGGCGTGATGGCGCTGATGATCCGTGCCGAGCTGTTCGAGCCGGGCCTGCAGATCATGCGTCCCGAGTTCTTCAACCAGTTGACCACCATGCACGGCCTGATCATGGTGTTCGGCGCGATCATGCCGGCGTTCGTCGGCTTCGCGAACTGGATGGTGCCGCTGCAGATCGGCGCATCGGACATGGCTTTTGCCCGCATGAACAACTTCAGCTTCTGGCTTCTGCCGGTGGCGGCTGTCCTGCTGGTCGGTTCGTTCTTCGCGCCGGGCGGTGCGACCGCCGCGGGCTGGACGCTCTATGCTCCGCTCTCCACGCAGATGGGCCCGGGCATGGACTTCGCGATTTTCGCGGTCCACTTGATGGGCGCTTCGTCGATCATGGGCGGCATCAACATCGTCGTGACGATCCTGAACATGCGCGCGCCCGGCCTCACGCTGATGAAAATGCCGATGTTCGTCTGGACGTGGCTGATCACCGCATACCTGCTGATCGCCGTGATGCCGGTTCTGGCAGGCGCGATCACCATGGTGCTGTTCGACCGCCACTTCGGCACGTCGTTCTTCAATGCGGCAGGCGGCGGCGACCCGGTCATGTACCAGCACATCTTCTGGTTCTTCGGGCACCCCGAGGTGTACATCATGATCTTGCCGGCGTTCGGGATCGTCTCGCAGGTGATTCCGGCGTTCTCGCGCAAGCCGCTGTTTGGCTATAGCTCGATGGTGTACGCAACCTCGTCGATCGCGATTCTGTCGTTCATGGTCTGGGCGCACCACATGTTCGCAACCGGCATGCCGGTGACGGGCCAGCTCTTCTTTATGTACGCCACCATGCTGATCGCCGTGCCCACTGGCGTGAAGGTGTTCAACTGGGTCGCAACGATGTGGCGCGGTTCGCTGAGCTTCGAAACGCCTATGTTGTTCGCGGTCGGCTTCCTGATCGTGTTCACGTTCGGTGGTCTGTCGGGTCTCATGCTGGCAATGGCGCCGCTCGACATCCAGTATCACGGTACTTATTTCGTGGTCGCGCACTTCCACTACGTGCTGGTGGCGGGCTCGCTCTTCGCGCTGTTCTCCGGCTGGTACTACTGGTCGCCGAAGTGGACCGGCTGGATGTACAACGAAACGCGCGGCAAGATCCATTTCTGGGCGTCGCTGTTCTTCTTCAACCTCGCATTCCTGCCGATGCACTTCGTGGGTCTCGCAGGTATGCCGCGTCGTTATGCTGACTACCCGGCGCAGTTCACGGACTGGAACCAGGTCATCTCGATCGGCGCGTTCGGCTTCGGTCTCGCGCAGGTCTACTTCCTGTTCGCGGTTGCACTGCCGGCTTACCGTGGCGGCGGCGAACTCGAAAAGGCTGGCGACAAGCCGTGGGACGGCGCAACGGGCCTCGAATGGACCGTGCCGAGCCCGGCTCCGTTCCACACGTTCGAAAACCCGCCGACCGTCGAGTAG
- the coxB gene encoding cytochrome c oxidase subunit II: protein MENLGKEAMKTIKRALMGVLAMSGLLFAGAALAVGDVPGGPAVNEINLQPPATKIAEELFSLHMFMLVLCLVIFVGVFGVMFYSIFAHRKSKGHKASNFHESTTVEIIWTIVPFIIVVLMALPATKTVVAMKDTTNADVTIKVTGYQWKWGYDYVKGPGEGINFLSTLATPRAETDGRQPISTTYLQEVDNPLVVPVDKKIRIITTANDVVHSWYVPAFGVKQDAIPGFVRDTWFKADKTGTFRGFCTELCGKEHAFMPVVVEVLSADDYAKWVDTQKKKMAAGQDDPNKTYTMAELMERGGKVYAANCAVCHQPTGKGAGAFPALDGSKIANGAIAEHVSLVLKGKNAMPAWAPTLNDVEIASVVTYERNSWGNHTGDILQPKQVADARNGKLPEGGNHLADAGAAASGAGAASGAAASGASGAEAAAAGSDSAAATQAALPASIYFETGKSTLPADAKAAVEAAAAYAKAHPDAKFTLSGFTDATGSADLNAKLAKSRAEAVRDALKAAGIAEDHIILKKPETITGGSDAKEARRVQISPAA from the coding sequence ATGGAAAATTTGGGTAAGGAAGCTATGAAAACAATCAAGCGAGCCCTCATGGGCGTGCTGGCGATGAGCGGACTGCTTTTCGCCGGCGCGGCCCTGGCAGTGGGCGATGTTCCGGGCGGCCCTGCCGTCAACGAGATCAATCTCCAGCCGCCTGCGACCAAGATCGCTGAGGAGCTCTTCAGCCTCCACATGTTCATGCTGGTTCTTTGCCTGGTCATCTTCGTCGGCGTGTTCGGCGTGATGTTCTATTCGATCTTTGCTCACCGCAAATCGAAAGGCCACAAAGCTTCCAACTTCCACGAAAGCACCACCGTCGAAATCATCTGGACGATCGTGCCGTTCATCATCGTCGTGCTGATGGCGCTGCCCGCCACCAAGACGGTGGTCGCGATGAAAGACACCACCAACGCCGACGTCACCATCAAGGTCACCGGTTATCAGTGGAAATGGGGCTACGACTACGTGAAGGGCCCGGGCGAGGGCATCAACTTCCTGTCCACGCTGGCCACGCCGCGTGCGGAAACCGATGGCCGCCAGCCAATTTCCACCACGTATCTGCAGGAAGTCGACAATCCGCTGGTCGTCCCGGTCGACAAGAAAATCCGCATCATCACCACCGCGAATGACGTGGTCCACTCCTGGTACGTGCCGGCTTTCGGCGTGAAGCAGGACGCGATTCCGGGCTTCGTGCGCGACACGTGGTTCAAGGCTGACAAGACCGGCACGTTCCGCGGCTTCTGTACCGAGCTGTGCGGCAAGGAACACGCGTTCATGCCGGTGGTGGTCGAAGTGCTGTCCGCCGACGACTACGCGAAGTGGGTCGACACGCAGAAGAAGAAAATGGCCGCCGGCCAGGACGATCCGAACAAGACCTACACGATGGCCGAACTGATGGAGCGCGGCGGCAAGGTCTACGCGGCGAACTGCGCGGTCTGCCACCAGCCGACCGGCAAGGGCGCGGGCGCATTCCCGGCGCTCGACGGCAGCAAGATCGCCAACGGCGCGATCGCCGAGCACGTCAGCTTGGTGCTGAAGGGCAAGAACGCAATGCCGGCGTGGGCGCCTACGCTGAACGACGTCGAAATCGCTTCGGTGGTCACGTACGAACGCAACTCGTGGGGCAACCACACCGGCGACATTCTCCAGCCGAAGCAGGTCGCGGACGCCCGTAACGGCAAGCTGCCGGAAGGCGGTAACCACCTGGCCGACGCAGGCGCGGCGGCGAGCGGCGCAGGAGCGGCTTCGGGTGCGGCGGCTTCGGGTGCCTCTGGTGCTGAAGCGGCAGCGGCCGGTTCGGACAGCGCCGCGGCAACGCAAGCGGCGCTCCCGGCGAGCATCTACTTCGAGACCGGCAAGAGCACCTTGCCGGCCGACGCGAAAGCGGCGGTCGAGGCGGCCGCGGCCTATGCGAAGGCCCATCCGGACGCGAAATTCACGCTGTCGGGCTTCACCGACGCCACTGGCTCCGCCGACCTCAACGCGAAGCTCGCGAAGAGCCGTGCCGAAGCCGTGCGCGACGCGCTGAAAGCAGCCGGCATTGCCGAAGACCATATTATTTTAAAGAAGCCGGAAACGATCACGGGCGGCAGTGACGCGAAAGAAGCCCGGCGTGTTCAGATCAGCCCGGCTGCCTGA
- a CDS encoding DUF2244 domain-containing protein, with the protein MEASDLLADSEPVLKDWTMKRNCSISPRQFVYFYVSLALFSLAIAFMLVLVGAWLVLPFTGVELLAVGIAFAIYARHAVDYERIRLFQNRLVIEQVSAEQLTQVEFNPRWVRIEAGATPRDQIKLVSRGQTIMIGQHLAQYRRAQFAGELRMWLTRC; encoded by the coding sequence ATGGAAGCATCAGATCTGCTGGCGGATTCAGAACCAGTTCTCAAAGACTGGACGATGAAACGCAACTGTTCGATATCGCCGCGGCAGTTCGTGTATTTCTATGTGTCGCTTGCGTTGTTCTCGTTGGCAATTGCTTTCATGCTGGTTCTGGTCGGCGCCTGGCTGGTGTTGCCGTTCACCGGCGTCGAGTTACTGGCGGTGGGCATCGCGTTTGCCATCTATGCGCGTCATGCTGTGGATTACGAGCGTATCCGGCTGTTTCAGAACCGGCTCGTCATCGAGCAGGTCAGCGCCGAGCAGCTCACGCAGGTCGAGTTCAATCCGCGCTGGGTGCGAATAGAGGCGGGCGCAACACCGCGTGACCAGATCAAACTGGTCTCGCGTGGGCAGACGATCATGATTGGGCAACATCTCGCGCAGTATCGGCGCGCGCAGTTCGCAGGCGAACTGCGTATGTGGCTCACGCGTTGTTAG
- a CDS encoding methyltransferase domain-containing protein codes for MSPTSAQTGRPAYDSRRLRRIFDRRAATFDDVAFLPREIAQRMRERLDYIKVTPASVLDAGCGAGEDIPALRERFPEAPVFGSDLSHGMLTRALQHDAGDTSWRRFLPASLGKALGARGPRFAQADFSVLPFAAGAFEFIWSNLALHWHSRPDLVFPEWQRVLKVNGLLMFSTLGPDSLKELRGAYAEVEAAHGVASRKHVIDFVDMHDLGDMLVESGFEIPVMDQEVLTITYQSPQSLLADVRRWGAYPFEREASSSAAARRLHKALLAALEARRRADGTIALTFEVIYGHAWKAVPRTTAEGHGIVRIEDIGRGSSRSR; via the coding sequence ATGTCCCCAACTTCCGCTCAAACAGGCCGTCCGGCCTATGATTCCCGGCGCCTCCGGCGGATCTTCGACCGTCGCGCGGCGACTTTCGACGACGTCGCGTTCCTGCCTCGCGAAATTGCGCAACGCATGCGCGAGCGCCTCGACTACATCAAGGTCACGCCGGCGAGCGTGCTCGACGCCGGTTGCGGCGCGGGCGAGGACATTCCCGCTTTGCGCGAGCGTTTTCCCGAAGCGCCGGTGTTCGGCTCCGATCTATCGCACGGCATGCTTACGCGGGCGCTGCAGCACGATGCCGGCGACACGAGCTGGCGGCGCTTTCTGCCGGCCTCGCTCGGCAAGGCGCTCGGCGCCCGTGGTCCGCGGTTCGCGCAAGCCGACTTTTCGGTGTTGCCGTTCGCGGCCGGCGCCTTCGAATTCATCTGGTCCAATCTGGCGCTCCATTGGCACTCGCGGCCCGACCTCGTGTTTCCCGAGTGGCAGCGTGTGCTCAAGGTCAACGGCCTGCTGATGTTCAGCACCCTCGGCCCCGACTCGCTCAAGGAATTGCGCGGCGCGTATGCCGAAGTCGAGGCCGCACATGGCGTCGCCTCGCGCAAGCACGTGATCGATTTCGTCGACATGCACGATCTGGGCGACATGCTGGTCGAAAGCGGCTTCGAGATACCCGTGATGGACCAGGAAGTTCTCACCATTACCTATCAGTCGCCGCAGTCGTTGCTCGCCGACGTGCGTCGCTGGGGTGCCTATCCGTTCGAGCGCGAAGCGTCGTCGAGCGCCGCCGCGCGTCGGCTGCACAAGGCTTTGCTGGCGGCGCTCGAAGCCCGCCGCCGCGCCGACGGCACGATTGCACTGACCTTCGAAGTGATCTACGGACACGCATGGAAAGCCGTGCCGCGCACCACGGCGGAAGGTCATGGCATCGTGCGAATCGAGGACATCGGACGAGGTTCGTCGAGGAGTCGTTGA
- a CDS encoding ComF family protein: MRAALPNLCALCGNLSHTTLCVGCDEAYWNESRLRCTVCAVPLSSSRWAAHTQYRCADCIGEPPPFDATFALADYRAPLDTLAVGLKFRARLMLAREFAQRLARLAQDSRQDLAEWPDVIAPVPLASKRLTERGYNQAWQIARPLARALKVPSDATLLNRVIHTAPQSRLDLDARRLNVGRAFKVAGPVQGLHVGIVDDVMTTGATLEALARTLKAAGARRVTNFVALRTPKN, encoded by the coding sequence ATGCGCGCCGCGTTGCCGAACCTCTGCGCGTTGTGCGGCAATTTGTCGCATACCACACTGTGCGTCGGTTGCGACGAAGCCTACTGGAACGAAAGCCGGTTGCGCTGCACCGTCTGCGCCGTGCCTTTATCCAGTTCGCGATGGGCGGCGCACACGCAATATCGCTGCGCGGATTGCATCGGCGAGCCGCCGCCGTTCGACGCGACCTTCGCGCTCGCCGACTACCGCGCTCCGCTCGACACTCTGGCGGTCGGCCTGAAATTTCGCGCCCGGCTGATGCTGGCGCGCGAGTTCGCGCAACGGCTCGCACGTCTCGCACAAGACTCCCGGCAAGACCTCGCTGAATGGCCCGATGTGATCGCGCCCGTGCCGCTTGCCAGCAAACGTCTCACTGAGCGCGGCTACAACCAGGCCTGGCAGATCGCGAGACCGCTGGCTCGCGCGCTGAAAGTACCCAGCGACGCGACCTTGCTGAATCGGGTGATTCATACCGCGCCGCAATCGCGGCTCGATCTCGACGCCCGCCGCCTGAACGTAGGCCGCGCCTTCAAGGTCGCCGGGCCGGTGCAGGGCCTGCACGTCGGCATCGTCGACGACGTGATGACGACCGGCGCCACGCTCGAAGCGCTGGCGCGCACGCTCAAGGCTGCCGGCGCGCGGCGGGTCACCAACTTCGTCGCGCTGCGCACACCGAAAAACTAG
- the trmL gene encoding tRNA (uridine(34)/cytosine(34)/5-carboxymethylaminomethyluridine(34)-2'-O)-methyltransferase TrmL → MFNVVLVEPEIPPNTGNVIRLCANTGARLHLIEPLGFPLDDAKLRRAGLDYHEYAQMNVHADWAAFVARESPDPARMFAFTTRGSGRFHEHVFQSGDWFVFGAETRGLPDPVLDQFANEQRVRLPMRPGNRSLNLSNTVAVVVFEAWRQTGFEGGA, encoded by the coding sequence ATGTTCAATGTCGTTCTCGTAGAACCGGAAATCCCGCCGAACACCGGCAACGTGATCCGGCTGTGCGCCAACACCGGCGCCCGCTTGCATCTGATCGAGCCGCTCGGCTTTCCACTCGACGACGCCAAGTTGCGCCGCGCCGGCCTCGACTACCACGAGTACGCGCAAATGAACGTGCACGCCGACTGGGCGGCGTTCGTCGCCAGGGAATCGCCGGACCCGGCGCGCATGTTCGCGTTCACCACGCGCGGCTCGGGCCGATTTCACGAGCACGTGTTTCAATCCGGCGACTGGTTCGTGTTCGGTGCCGAAACGCGCGGCCTGCCCGACCCGGTGCTCGACCAGTTCGCCAACGAGCAACGCGTGCGTCTGCCGATGCGTCCGGGCAACCGCAGCCTCAATCTGTCGAATACCGTCGCGGTCGTGGTGTTCGAAGCGTGGCGTCAGACCGGCTTCGAGGGTGGCGCCTGA
- a CDS encoding O-acetyl-ADP-ribose deacetylase — MSRFSRCTLEARVVDITKLAVDAIVNAANTSLLGGGGVDGAIHRAAGKDLLRECQTLGGCATGDAKLTAGYRLPAKHVIHAVGPVWRGGTDGEADLLASCYRRSLEVAREAQCKSIAFPAISCGIYHFPADEAVRIAVGTVLDTLPRTPQIQQVVFACFDDAMFARYEAELERRQAPPSKPV, encoded by the coding sequence ATGTCCAGATTCAGTCGTTGCACGCTGGAAGCACGCGTGGTCGACATCACCAAGCTCGCTGTGGATGCGATCGTCAACGCCGCGAATACCTCGTTGTTGGGTGGAGGCGGCGTGGATGGCGCGATTCATCGCGCGGCCGGCAAGGATTTGCTGCGCGAGTGCCAAACGCTGGGTGGCTGCGCGACTGGCGACGCGAAGCTGACCGCCGGCTACCGTCTACCGGCTAAACATGTGATTCATGCCGTCGGCCCGGTCTGGCGGGGCGGAACGGATGGCGAGGCTGACTTGCTCGCTTCCTGCTATCGGCGCTCGCTGGAGGTGGCGCGCGAGGCGCAGTGCAAAAGCATTGCATTCCCCGCGATCAGTTGCGGCATCTACCATTTCCCCGCTGACGAGGCCGTGCGGATCGCGGTCGGCACGGTGCTCGACACGTTGCCGCGCACGCCGCAGATCCAACAGGTGGTGTTCGCCTGTTTCGACGACGCCATGTTCGCGCGCTACGAGGCCGAATTGGAACGCCGTCAGGCGCCACCCTCGAAGCCGGTCTGA
- a CDS encoding NAD(P)H-dependent glycerol-3-phosphate dehydrogenase — translation MKVAVLGAGAWGTALAGHLAVKHDTVLWAREPALIAELSASHENARYLAGVALPPALRYEADLNAALDHALADDALCVVATPVAGLRGLFQAMRDAGKVPTHVVWLCKGFEADSQLMPHQVVAAELPEHGSNGVLSGPSFAREVGQGLPVALTIASASAACRERTVAAFHHGAMRIYTGDDVVGVEVGGAVKNVLAIATGIADGLGLGLNARAALITRGLAEMSRLGVTLGGRAETFTGLTGLGDLILTATGDLSRNRTVGVQLAAGRTLDDILGALGHVAEGVRCAQAVLAIARAHSIEMPITQAVCAVLFDGVAPRDAVSALLRRDSKAE, via the coding sequence CGAGCCCGCGCTCATTGCCGAACTCTCCGCTTCACACGAAAACGCCCGCTATCTGGCGGGCGTTGCTTTGCCGCCGGCGCTTCGCTATGAAGCCGATCTGAACGCAGCGCTCGACCACGCGCTCGCCGACGACGCGTTATGCGTCGTGGCGACGCCCGTCGCCGGACTGCGCGGTCTGTTTCAGGCGATGCGCGACGCAGGCAAAGTGCCCACGCATGTCGTGTGGTTGTGCAAAGGTTTCGAAGCCGATTCGCAACTGATGCCGCATCAGGTGGTAGCAGCCGAATTGCCGGAGCATGGCAGCAATGGCGTGCTGTCCGGTCCGAGCTTCGCGCGCGAAGTCGGGCAGGGTTTGCCGGTCGCGCTGACCATCGCGAGCGCGTCGGCGGCATGTCGCGAGCGCACGGTCGCCGCGTTTCATCATGGCGCCATGCGCATCTATACCGGCGACGACGTCGTCGGCGTGGAGGTGGGCGGCGCGGTGAAAAACGTGCTGGCCATTGCAACGGGCATCGCCGACGGCCTCGGACTCGGTCTCAACGCGCGCGCGGCGCTGATCACGCGCGGCCTCGCTGAAATGTCGCGCCTAGGCGTGACGCTCGGCGGACGGGCGGAAACGTTCACCGGTTTGACCGGCTTGGGCGATCTGATCCTGACCGCGACCGGCGACCTGTCGCGCAATCGCACGGTCGGCGTGCAACTCGCAGCGGGCCGCACGCTCGACGATATTCTCGGCGCCCTCGGTCATGTGGCCGAAGGCGTGCGTTGCGCGCAAGCAGTCCTCGCGATTGCCCGCGCTCATTCAATCGAGATGCCGATCACGCAGGCGGTCTGTGCCGTGCTATTCGACGGCGTGGCTCCGCGCGACGCTGTCAGTGCCCTGTTGCGGCGCGACTCCAAAGCTGAATAA